Proteins co-encoded in one Oreochromis aureus strain Israel breed Guangdong linkage group 3, ZZ_aureus, whole genome shotgun sequence genomic window:
- the LOC116334645 gene encoding C-type lectin domain family 10 member A-like gives MSDVPYENNWDTTVLWTKDSPPYFVSPMSRFKRWLFPGLTAVILLILIIVLGVTNTKTSKHLWSVDQRVSNMSDTIQSFNTSLHQAQETAKQVQQLQFTVENNKDQLTSVSEAMKQLALVDTLAKNIAAIKCSLEHIINNSSTAGGCCPLSWTVFESNCYFFSSDSQSWTESRDWCEKQQAHLVILRNDKEWDFVTRNAIPQFYWVGLSDSRTGRWEWVNQTPQRIERRRWRPGQPDSWTGHGLGGDEDCAHLHSDGRLNDQHCSTRMRFICQKHSLNI, from the exons ATGTCTGACGTACCTTATGAGAATAATTGGGACACCACTGTCCTCTGGACCAAAG aTTCTCCACCGTACTTCGTCTCACCGATGTCCAGGTTCAAACGCTGGTTATTTCCTGGTCTGACTGCTGTGATCCTGCTGATTCTGATCATAGTGCTTGGAGTTACCA ACACGAAGACATCAAAACATCTGTGGTCTGTGGATCAGAGAGTTTCCAACATGAGTGACACCATCCAGTCATTTAACACCTCACTGCATCAAGCTCAAG AAACAGCTAAACAAGTTCAGCAGCTGCAGTTTACTGTTGAGAACAACAAGGACCAGCTTACCTCAG TGTCGGAGGCCATGAAGCAGCTGGCACTCGTTGACACACTCGCCAAGAATATTGCAGCCATCAAATGTTCCCTTGAACACATCATCAACAACA gTTCAACTGCAGGTGGTTGTTGTCCTCTGAGTTGGACTGTGTTTGAGTCCAACTGTTACTTCTTCAGCAGTGATTCTCAGTCCTGGACTGAGTCCagagactggtgtgaaaaacaaCAAGCTCACCTGGTCATTCTGCGTAACGACAAGGAGTGG GACTTTGTGACCCGTAATGCAATCCCTCAATTCTACTGGGTCGGTTTGTCTGACTCCAGAACTGGGAGGTGGGAGTGGGTGAACCAGACACCACAAAGGATTGAGCGCAG GCGATGGAGACCTGGGCAGCCTGACAGCTGGACTGGGCACGGTCTTGGAGGGGATGAAGACTGTGCTCACCTTCACAGTGATGGACGCCTGAATGACCAGCACTGCTCCACCAGGATGCGCTTCATCTGTCAGAAACACAGCCTGAATATTTGA
- the LOC116334647 gene encoding C-type lectin domain family 10 member A-like isoform X2: MEESYYENYWDKTTLSLTDSPAPSSASRFRRWLFPGLIVMVLLILIIVMGSTNRKMSNRLGTLEQRVSNLSNIVQSLNASLHHTQGSTTGGCCPLSWTVFESNCYFFSSDSRSWNESRDWCEAQQAHLLILHNNKEWDFVTRRSMPRFYWIGLSDWRTGSWEWVNQTPYTMEPRRWKPGQPDNWTGHGLGHGDEDCAHLSDDGLLNDVHCSTKMQFICQKPTANA, translated from the exons ATGGAGGAATCATATTATGAGAATTACTGGGACAAGACAACGCTCTCTCTCACAG ACAGTCCAGCACCCTCATCTGCATCCAGGTTCAGACGGTGGCTGTTTCCTGGTTTGATCGTCATGGTCCTGCTGATTCTGATCATAGTGATGGGAAGTACCA ACAGGAAGATGTCAAATCGTCTGGGGACTTTGGAGCAGAGAGTTTCCAACCTCAGTAACATCGTCCAATCACTGAACGCCTCACTGCATCACACTCAAG gTTCAACTACAGGTGGTTGTTGTCCTCTGAGTTGGACTGTGTTTGAGTCCAACTGTTACTTCTTCAGCAGTGATTCTCGGTCCTGGAACGAGTCCAGAGACTGGTGTGAAGCACAACAAGCTCACCTGCTCATTCTGCACAACAACAAGGAGTGG GACTTTGTGACCCGCAGGAGCATGCCTCGCTTTTACTGGATCGGTTTGTCTGACTGGAGGACTGGGAGCTGGGAGTGGGTGAACCAGACGCCGTACACTATGGAGCCCag GCGGTGGAAACCCGGGCAGCCGGACAACTGGACCGGTCACGGTCTCGGTCACGGAGATGAAGACTGCGCTCACCTTTCTGATGATGGACTCCTGAATGATGTGCACTGCTCCACCAAGATGCAATTCATCTGTCAGAAACCTACCGCGAATGCCTGA
- the LOC116334647 gene encoding C-type lectin domain family 10 member A-like isoform X1: MEESYYENYWDKTTLSLTDSPAPSSASRFRRWLFPGLIVMVLLILIIVMGSTNRKMSNRLGTLEQRVSNLSNIVQSLNASLHHTQETAKQVQQLQYAVENNTDQLNSVSEALKQLSVIDSLSKSIAAIKCSLEHVINNSSTTGGCCPLSWTVFESNCYFFSSDSRSWNESRDWCEAQQAHLLILHNNKEWDFVTRRSMPRFYWIGLSDWRTGSWEWVNQTPYTMEPRRWKPGQPDNWTGHGLGHGDEDCAHLSDDGLLNDVHCSTKMQFICQKPTANA, translated from the exons ATGGAGGAATCATATTATGAGAATTACTGGGACAAGACAACGCTCTCTCTCACAG ACAGTCCAGCACCCTCATCTGCATCCAGGTTCAGACGGTGGCTGTTTCCTGGTTTGATCGTCATGGTCCTGCTGATTCTGATCATAGTGATGGGAAGTACCA ACAGGAAGATGTCAAATCGTCTGGGGACTTTGGAGCAGAGAGTTTCCAACCTCAGTAACATCGTCCAATCACTGAACGCCTCACTGCATCACACTCAAG AAACAGCTAAACAAGTTCAGCAGCTCCAGTATGCTGTTGAGAACAACACGGACCAGCTTAACTCAG TGTCAGAGGCGCTGAAGCAGCTGTCGGTCATCGACTCTCTGAGCAAGAGCATCGCTGCCATCAAATGTTCCCTTGAACACGTCATCAACAACA gTTCAACTACAGGTGGTTGTTGTCCTCTGAGTTGGACTGTGTTTGAGTCCAACTGTTACTTCTTCAGCAGTGATTCTCGGTCCTGGAACGAGTCCAGAGACTGGTGTGAAGCACAACAAGCTCACCTGCTCATTCTGCACAACAACAAGGAGTGG GACTTTGTGACCCGCAGGAGCATGCCTCGCTTTTACTGGATCGGTTTGTCTGACTGGAGGACTGGGAGCTGGGAGTGGGTGAACCAGACGCCGTACACTATGGAGCCCag GCGGTGGAAACCCGGGCAGCCGGACAACTGGACCGGTCACGGTCTCGGTCACGGAGATGAAGACTGCGCTCACCTTTCTGATGATGGACTCCTGAATGATGTGCACTGCTCCACCAAGATGCAATTCATCTGTCAGAAACCTACCGCGAATGCCTGA
- the LOC116334648 gene encoding cytochrome b5 domain-containing protein 1, producing MIGRPRYFTPSEVAAHNTAEDLWVSFLGKVYDLSPLMSQYKGDVLLLPIMEFAGKDISSWFDPKTEDILKYVDPLTCCVAYYTPRGRFLHIPPTGPRSDWDNDIGQPWWRDSRYEVGLLSTKTRWIRIINTLTSQEQQMEVCSEETLNEILQRYLRYNSHARSYTWKYNGAVLDMNKTLSENNVPDNDLELEQLRLDRDAFTPAILLHYNDDLTEG from the exons ATGATAGGACGGCCCAGGTACTTCACTCCCTCGgaggtggcggctcacaacacgGCGGAGGACCTGTGGGTGTCCTTTCTGGGCAAAGTGTACGACCTGAGCCCGCTGATGAGCCAATACAAAG gTGATGTTCTGCTGTTGCCCATCATGGAGTTCGCAGGGAAGGACATCAGCAGCTGGTTTGACCCCAAAACTGAAGAC ATCCTGAAGTACGTGGACCCTCTGACCTGCTGTGTGGCGTACTACACCCCCAGGGGGCGTTTCCTGCACATCCCCCCCACCGGTCCGCGCTCCGACTGGGACAACGACATCGGACAGCCGTGGTGGAGAGATAGCCGATACGAGGTGGGGCTGCTGTCCACTAAAACCAGGTGGATACGAATCATCAACACGCTGACGTCACAGGAGCAGCAGATGGAG GTGTGCTCAGAGGAGACTCTGAACGAGATCCTGCAGCGCTACCTGCGATACAACTCGCATGCCCGCAGCTACACCTGGAAATATAACGGTGCCGTCCTGGACATGAACAAGACGCTGAGTGAGAACAATGTCCCAGACAATGACCTCGAGCTCGAACAGCTGCGTCTGGACCGAGACGCATTCACCCCCGCCATCCTCCTCCACTACAACGATGACCTCACCGAgggctga